The genomic DNA TCTGCGACCAGGAACGGTACGGACAGGGGACCGCGCGCCCGGAAGACGACCGGGCGTTGCTCGCCGGCCAACTCGATACGTTGCGCGGCATCCTGAAAGCCTGCGAAAGGGTCCCGCTGTGAGGCCTCTCCGCATGTCATGGAAGCTCTGGCTGGGGTTGCTGCTGGCCGCCGTCCCGCGGCCCGGCGCGGCCCAGCCGCCGGACGGGCTTCCACCGGCGCGCGCGCAGCAGATGTTCCTCGAGGCCGGCCAGGCCTACGACCAGGGGCGCCTGACCGATGCCGTCCGGTTGTACGAGGAGTTGCGCCGCGGTGGCGCCCGATTCGAGGCGTTGTTCTTCAATCTCGGAAACGCGCATTTCCGGCAGGGCGATCTCGGCCGCGCTATCGCCAATTACCGGCGCGCCTGGGTGCTGAATCCGAGAGACCCGGACACGCAGGCCAACCTGCGCTACGCGCTGCAAACCGCGGGGGTGCCCGCGCCCTCCCTGCACTGGACACAGCGGCTCCTGTTCCGGGCCAGCCGCCGCGAATGGCTGTTCGTCGCCGTGGCCGCCTGGTGGGCGGCGGCGGCGCTGGCCGGCTTGCACCTTTGGACGCGCGCGCGCCCCGGCTGGCTGCTGAAACTGGCGGCCGCGTCTCTCGCGGTTTTGCTCGTGGCGGGCAGCGGCGTGATCGCGTGGGACCGCCTCGGCCACGCGCCCGAAATCGTGGTGCTGGGCTCGGGGCGCGAAGCCCTGTTCGCGCCGCTGGAGGGATCGACCGCGCATTTTGCGCTGCCCGACGGCTCGATCGGGCGGGTCGTGGATCGGTC from Kiritimatiellia bacterium includes the following:
- a CDS encoding tetratricopeptide repeat protein, which encodes MSWKLWLGLLLAAVPRPGAAQPPDGLPPARAQQMFLEAGQAYDQGRLTDAVRLYEELRRGGARFEALFFNLGNAHFRQGDLGRAIANYRRAWVLNPRDPDTQANLRYALQTAGVPAPSLHWTQRLLFRASRREWLFVAVAAWWAAAALAGLHLWTRARPGWLLKLAAASLAVLLVAGSGVIAWDRLGHAPEIVVLGSGREALFAPLEGSTAHFALPDGSIGRVVDRSGNWVKVAHGEQEGWIQAGHGLPVCYWLVNGGFFAQD